In a single window of the Litorilituus sediminis genome:
- a CDS encoding ABC transporter permease, which yields MLIFTLRRLSLFVFTMLVLTLLSFSLGFLFPGDAVINLSGQIHATPTQLAELNNAYQADKNFIVQYWAYLSHIVNGDLGLSMSSQTPISSEVLKLLPATIELSLVALMLAMLIGIPLGFIAAIRHNKTSDNVILSVAMLGYSIPVFWLGLLAILLFSITLGWLPSAGRLSLLFEIDMVTGILFFDILLSNSPEKWQAFQDATMHIILPASVVALAPATIFIRLARASMVEVLATSYIRAARAKGLSAQQIIFRHAIRNALIKIIRHVGLQFANLVTIAMVTEVIFSWPGIGRWLIESIYQRDYTAIQSGLLVLSCFIFIVHILTDFFYAALNPLARGKKHGA from the coding sequence ATGTTAATTTTTACACTTCGACGATTAAGCCTGTTTGTTTTCACCATGTTGGTGTTAACTTTACTTTCTTTTAGTTTGGGCTTTTTATTTCCGGGTGATGCGGTTATTAATCTCTCTGGACAAATTCATGCCACCCCGACCCAGCTAGCTGAGCTTAACAATGCCTACCAGGCCGATAAGAATTTTATTGTGCAATACTGGGCGTATTTAAGCCATATTGTCAATGGTGACTTAGGGCTTTCCATGTCAAGCCAAACCCCTATCAGCTCAGAGGTTTTAAAACTATTACCGGCAACCATAGAATTAAGCCTAGTCGCCCTGATGTTAGCTATGCTTATCGGTATTCCTTTAGGTTTCATTGCGGCAATTAGACACAACAAAACCAGCGATAATGTTATTTTGTCTGTGGCAATGCTAGGCTATTCCATTCCTGTATTTTGGCTTGGTTTACTTGCTATTTTACTCTTTTCTATCACGCTAGGCTGGTTACCATCAGCAGGTAGACTGAGTTTATTATTTGAAATTGACATGGTAACTGGCATACTATTTTTTGATATTCTGCTAAGCAACAGTCCAGAAAAGTGGCAAGCATTTCAAGATGCCACTATGCATATTATCTTACCGGCAAGTGTCGTAGCATTAGCTCCTGCTACCATTTTTATTCGCTTAGCGCGTGCCTCTATGGTTGAAGTTTTAGCCACAAGTTATATTCGTGCGGCAAGAGCCAAAGGCCTCAGCGCTCAGCAAATTATTTTTCGCCACGCCATCAGAAATGCTTTAATTAAAATTATCCGACATGTCGGTTTACAATTTGCGAACCTAGTAACGATTGCTATGGTCACTGAAGTCATATTCAGTTGGCCGGGTATTGGCCGCTGGCTCATTGAAAGCATTTATCAGCGAGATTACACCGCTATCCAAAGTGGTTTATTGGTACTATCTTGCTTTATATTTATTGTTCACATCCTAACGGATTTCTTCTATGCGGCTCTTAACCCACTAGCACGAGGTAAAAAGCATGGCGCGTGA
- a CDS encoding ABC transporter substrate-binding protein produces the protein MNFNLSKHTKAWLQLYFAFLAIFMLAACSDQNTQSVSQRSIIYCSEGSPETFNPQLVTSGTTIDATSHQLYDRLITYQGADNTIVPALAKSWHVTRDGKKITFYLRKDVSFHATDYFTPSRKLNADDVIFSFNRILDANHPFHNISGGIYPFFQSVEFENLVDSIEKINDYTVRFQLNRADSSFLANLATDFAIILSAEYAQELIERNTMHDIDTHPIGTGPFKLKEYRVGSLIRYYRHENYWQENAQIEQLVYDISPSKTSRLTKLLAKECDVSSYPIAHKKIIERPDLTLDAVTALNIGYYGFNTKKPPFDSKLVRLAVSLAINKQALVDTVYQGEADTAHSILPQTSWAYDKNIPHHEYNPNQARALLEVAGYAQGFTMDLWAMPVQRAYNPNAVTMAKLIQADLKKVGIKVNIVSYEWSTFLRRLAQGEHQSFLLGWSADHPDPDNFFTPMLSCSATETGNNRTFWCNQAYDDLIEKALKTANVADRKSYYAQAMKILHDEKPLLPIAHSKRYQARGVNVKGNILANFGGISFYHVFKQAPSEATTSAATQLEEQQ, from the coding sequence ATGAACTTTAATCTAAGTAAACATACAAAAGCTTGGCTGCAGCTATATTTTGCCTTCCTAGCAATTTTTATGCTCGCCGCCTGTAGTGATCAAAACACACAGTCGGTAAGCCAGCGCAGTATCATTTATTGCTCTGAAGGCTCACCAGAAACCTTTAACCCTCAGCTTGTTACATCAGGTACTACGATTGATGCGACCTCACACCAGCTCTATGACCGACTTATTACCTATCAAGGAGCAGACAATACCATTGTCCCTGCACTTGCCAAATCTTGGCATGTAACACGCGATGGTAAAAAGATTACCTTTTATTTAAGAAAAGATGTGAGTTTTCATGCAACTGACTATTTTACCCCTAGCCGTAAGCTAAACGCTGACGATGTTATTTTCAGCTTTAACCGTATTTTAGATGCCAATCACCCTTTTCATAACATCTCTGGCGGCATTTACCCTTTCTTTCAAAGTGTCGAATTTGAAAACCTTGTCGATAGCATAGAAAAAATAAATGATTACACCGTACGATTTCAGCTAAATCGCGCTGATAGCTCATTCTTAGCGAATTTAGCCACAGACTTTGCCATTATCCTCTCTGCTGAATATGCGCAAGAACTAATCGAACGCAATACCATGCATGATATAGATACCCACCCAATTGGCACAGGGCCGTTTAAGTTAAAAGAATATCGAGTAGGCTCACTGATTCGCTATTATCGTCATGAAAACTACTGGCAAGAAAATGCTCAAATTGAACAATTGGTTTACGATATATCACCAAGTAAAACGAGCCGGCTTACAAAACTTTTGGCAAAAGAGTGTGATGTTAGCAGCTACCCTATCGCCCATAAAAAAATTATTGAGCGACCTGATTTAACGCTTGATGCAGTTACCGCATTAAACATTGGTTACTATGGTTTTAATACTAAAAAGCCGCCATTTGACAGTAAACTAGTACGGTTAGCGGTCAGTTTAGCGATAAACAAACAAGCGCTTGTTGATACCGTTTATCAAGGTGAGGCTGACACTGCTCACTCTATATTACCGCAAACCTCTTGGGCCTATGACAAGAATATCCCGCATCATGAATATAACCCTAATCAGGCTAGAGCCTTGTTAGAGGTGGCTGGCTACGCTCAAGGTTTTACCATGGATTTATGGGCTATGCCTGTGCAACGAGCCTATAACCCTAACGCGGTAACTATGGCCAAGCTTATCCAAGCAGATTTAAAGAAAGTTGGCATTAAAGTGAATATTGTCAGTTATGAATGGAGCACCTTTTTACGCAGGCTAGCGCAAGGAGAACATCAAAGCTTTTTATTAGGCTGGTCAGCAGATCATCCTGATCCTGATAATTTCTTCACACCTATGCTGAGCTGCTCAGCCACAGAAACAGGTAATAATAGAACCTTCTGGTGTAATCAAGCATACGATGACTTGATTGAAAAAGCGCTGAAAACGGCAAACGTTGCTGATAGAAAAAGCTACTACGCTCAAGCGATGAAAATATTACACGATGAAAAACCTTTACTGCCTATTGCTCACTCTAAACGATACCAAGCACGCGGTGTTAATGTAAAAGGCAACATATTAGCTAATTTTGGCGGTATCAGCTTTTATCATGTATTTAAGCAAGCACCGTCAGAAGCAACCACTTCAGCTGCTACGCAATTAGAGGAGCAGCAATAA
- the pspF gene encoding phage shock protein operon transcriptional activator: MARFNQQDNLLGQSNSFLEVLEQISQIAPLSKPVLIIGERGTGKELVAARLHYLSKRWEQSYLKLNCAALNENLLETELFGYDSGAFTGASKRHEGRFERADKGTLFLDEIANTSGLIQEKLLRVVEYGEFERVGGSRTIATDVRLIAATNEDLPSLASSGQFRADLLDRLAFDVVTLPPLRERLEDIIMLAEHFAINMARELDFELFSGFTEKAKRSMLDYHWPGNIRELKNVVERSVYRCNNPHLPVHELVIDPFESPYRPSQRVKTNDRVTAPAETSSQEQVQETQKTSTNEDVSLISTTTPQAINGQYPQSLKSLSQDYEIELIQSALAHCQYNQKKTAEALELTYHQLRGYLKKYNLLDGNNADEL; encoded by the coding sequence ATGGCTCGTTTTAATCAGCAAGATAATTTACTTGGACAATCAAATAGTTTTCTTGAAGTTTTAGAACAAATTTCGCAAATTGCTCCCTTAAGTAAACCTGTACTTATCATTGGTGAGCGTGGTACTGGTAAAGAGCTGGTTGCCGCACGTTTGCATTACCTGTCAAAACGTTGGGAGCAAAGTTACCTTAAGCTTAATTGTGCAGCATTAAACGAGAACCTTTTAGAGACTGAACTATTTGGCTATGACAGTGGTGCATTTACCGGCGCCAGTAAACGCCATGAAGGCCGTTTTGAACGAGCAGATAAAGGCACATTATTCTTAGATGAAATTGCCAATACTTCAGGCTTAATTCAAGAAAAATTACTACGTGTTGTAGAGTATGGTGAATTTGAGCGTGTTGGTGGCTCACGAACCATTGCCACTGATGTTCGCCTTATCGCCGCGACCAATGAAGATTTACCTAGCTTAGCTTCTTCTGGACAATTTAGAGCTGACTTACTTGATAGGCTAGCTTTTGATGTAGTTACCTTGCCACCTTTACGAGAAAGGCTTGAAGATATTATCATGCTCGCCGAGCACTTTGCCATTAACATGGCGCGTGAATTAGATTTTGAGTTATTTAGTGGCTTCACTGAAAAAGCCAAGCGTAGCATGCTTGATTACCACTGGCCGGGTAATATTCGCGAGCTTAAAAATGTCGTTGAGCGTAGCGTTTACCGGTGCAACAATCCGCATTTACCAGTACATGAATTAGTGATAGACCCATTCGAGTCACCTTATAGGCCAAGCCAGCGAGTTAAGACCAATGATAGAGTAACTGCACCTGCTGAAACATCTAGCCAAGAGCAAGTACAAGAAACTCAAAAAACATCAACGAATGAAGATGTCAGCTTAATAAGTACCACAACACCGCAAGCGATCAACGGGCAATATCCGCAATCACTTAAGTCGTTATCGCAAGATTATGAAATTGAGCTAATCCAAAGTGCATTAGCGCACTGTCAATATAACCAAAAGAAAACCGCGGAAGCATTAGAGTTAACTTATCACCAATTAAGAGGCTACCTTAAAAAGTATAACTTATTAGATGGTAATAACGCTGATGAACTTTAA
- the pspA gene encoding phage shock protein PspA, which produces MGIFSRFTDIVNSNINSLLDKAEDPAKMVRLIIQEMEDTLVEVRSSSAKTLADKKELSRQVVRFENEAAQWQEKAELALSKDREDLARAALMEKKKCSESAQALVDELAHTDEHLSKLQDEITQLQEKLADAKARQKAIIMREKTASSRLKVKKNINSERVNDALSRFDHYERKIDDIEAQVESYDLGSKSLSDEIAELESDEKIDDELAQLKAKMKENK; this is translated from the coding sequence ATGGGTATTTTTTCAAGATTCACAGATATTGTTAATTCAAACATTAATAGTTTGTTAGATAAAGCAGAAGATCCTGCCAAAATGGTACGTTTGATCATTCAGGAAATGGAAGATACCTTGGTTGAAGTTCGTTCAAGCTCTGCTAAAACATTAGCAGATAAAAAAGAGCTTTCTAGACAAGTAGTACGTTTTGAAAATGAAGCAGCGCAGTGGCAAGAAAAAGCTGAGTTAGCCTTAAGTAAAGATAGAGAAGATCTTGCGCGTGCGGCATTAATGGAAAAGAAAAAGTGTAGTGAAAGCGCACAAGCACTCGTTGATGAGCTGGCACATACAGATGAGCATTTAAGTAAACTGCAAGATGAGATTACGCAATTGCAAGAAAAGCTCGCTGATGCTAAAGCAAGACAAAAAGCGATAATTATGCGTGAAAAAACAGCAAGTTCTCGCTTGAAAGTTAAGAAAAATATTAACAGTGAACGCGTTAACGATGCACTAAGTCGCTTTGATCATTATGAGCGTAAAATTGATGATATTGAAGCGCAGGTCGAGTCTTATGACTTAGGTAGTAAATCATTATCTGATGAAATTGCTGAGCTTGAGTCTGATGAGAAAATTGATGATGAATTAGCGCAATTAAAAGCTAAAATGAAAGAAAATAAATAA
- the pspB gene encoding envelope stress response membrane protein PspB, whose translation MAPVIIFMVIVAPIWLVLHYRSKRQVSQGLSEEEYIQLSELSEMADKMSERIQTLEAILDAETPDWRSKV comes from the coding sequence ATGGCACCCGTGATAATTTTCATGGTCATCGTAGCCCCAATTTGGTTAGTTTTACACTACAGAAGTAAACGACAAGTAAGCCAAGGTTTGAGCGAAGAAGAATATATTCAGTTATCTGAATTGTCTGAAATGGCTGACAAAATGAGTGAGCGTATTCAAACTTTAGAAGCTATTTTAGATGCTGAAACCCCTGATTGGAGAAGCAAGGTATGA
- the pspC gene encoding envelope stress response membrane protein PspC encodes MSKRRGELFRNPSRGKIAGVCAGVADYFGWETWLVRILVVSGVLFGMPFLILVYVAAWFILDKDPSSAAFVKGKRGQNVSGYDRTKSSEDELASESIKVKARVWQSGEPPKQAFHDIRRKFRTLEHKLQNLEKYVTSTEFTVSREINKL; translated from the coding sequence ATGAGTAAACGACGTGGAGAGTTATTTCGTAACCCCAGTCGTGGAAAAATAGCCGGGGTTTGTGCTGGGGTTGCTGATTATTTTGGCTGGGAAACATGGCTGGTTAGAATATTGGTTGTTTCTGGTGTACTTTTTGGCATGCCATTTTTGATTTTAGTGTATGTGGCAGCTTGGTTTATTTTAGATAAAGATCCTAGCTCTGCTGCTTTTGTTAAAGGCAAGCGAGGACAAAATGTCAGTGGTTATGACCGGACAAAGTCCTCTGAAGATGAACTGGCCAGTGAGTCGATTAAAGTAAAAGCCCGAGTTTGGCAATCAGGTGAGCCGCCTAAACAAGCGTTTCACGATATTCGCCGAAAGTTTCGAACCTTAGAACATAAGCTACAAAACCTTGAAAAATACGTGACCTCGACGGAGTTTACGGTGTCGCGAGAGATCAATAAGTTATAG
- a CDS encoding YcjX family protein, with product MLSRSIDQHINLAVTGLSRSGKTAFITSLVNQLINEGNKSKLSFFDPVHQGNFIAAKRVPQKNYQVARFDYEGGITALTAKQPHWPEPTHGISELRLAIRYQPKSSLLRYATDMATLTVDITDYPGEWLLDLPMLKQTFEQWSDVTLALLKQAPRNSYAQEFLNKIADIDPFAPANEEQIAQLSAEYTQLLHQFRHELGLSVIQPGRFILPGELAGAPILEFFPYAGFDDIDLNRYQNADDTSFIGMLRARFIEYKESVVRKFYQKHFSRFDRQIVLADCLNPLNKGEESFADLELAISMILESYRYGQSGIFSRVFSPRIDKLLFAATKADHVTPEQHAPLVSLLNQLIHQSKHHISFEAIEIKTLAIASVKATSSGFIQHQGKKVPVIQGVTQQKFEQNDDAESSTNKQITLFPGAVPEKLPTQSYWQAQAFNFINFAPTQGLSKHECLPHVRMDQVLQFLLADKMI from the coding sequence ATGCTGAGTCGTAGCATTGATCAGCATATTAATTTGGCTGTGACAGGTCTTAGTCGTAGTGGTAAAACAGCTTTTATCACGTCATTGGTCAACCAATTAATCAATGAAGGCAATAAGAGTAAATTAAGCTTTTTTGATCCGGTTCATCAAGGAAATTTTATTGCCGCTAAACGTGTTCCTCAAAAAAATTATCAAGTTGCTAGGTTTGATTATGAGGGCGGGATCACGGCACTTACGGCTAAACAACCACATTGGCCTGAGCCGACACATGGTATTAGTGAGTTGCGTTTAGCGATTAGGTATCAACCTAAATCGTCATTGCTTAGGTATGCTACCGATATGGCGACACTAACGGTTGATATTACCGATTACCCAGGTGAGTGGTTGCTTGATTTACCTATGCTAAAACAAACGTTTGAGCAATGGTCGGATGTAACACTGGCATTATTAAAACAAGCGCCACGTAATAGTTACGCACAAGAGTTTTTGAATAAAATTGCAGATATAGACCCTTTTGCCCCCGCCAATGAAGAGCAAATTGCGCAATTATCGGCAGAATATACGCAACTATTACATCAGTTTCGCCATGAACTAGGGCTTTCGGTGATTCAACCGGGTAGATTTATTCTTCCAGGGGAGCTTGCTGGTGCGCCAATACTTGAGTTTTTCCCTTATGCGGGTTTTGATGATATTGATCTTAATCGTTATCAAAATGCGGATGATACCAGTTTTATTGGTATGCTCAGAGCACGCTTTATTGAGTACAAAGAAAGCGTTGTCCGTAAGTTTTATCAAAAGCATTTTTCTCGCTTTGACCGGCAAATCGTATTGGCTGACTGCTTAAACCCACTGAATAAGGGGGAAGAGAGTTTTGCTGATTTAGAGTTGGCTATCAGTATGATTTTAGAAAGTTATCGTTATGGTCAGTCGGGCATATTTTCCCGGGTATTCTCGCCCCGTATTGATAAGTTATTATTTGCGGCAACAAAAGCTGATCATGTAACGCCTGAACAACACGCGCCATTGGTTTCTTTGTTAAATCAGTTAATCCATCAAAGTAAGCATCATATTAGCTTTGAAGCGATTGAGATCAAAACCCTTGCTATCGCGTCAGTGAAAGCAACTAGCTCAGGTTTTATTCAACATCAAGGAAAGAAAGTTCCCGTTATTCAAGGTGTTACACAACAGAAATTTGAGCAGAATGATGACGCTGAAAGCAGCACGAATAAGCAAATAACCTTGTTTCCTGGTGCTGTACCTGAAAAACTACCCACGCAAAGCTACTGGCAAGCGCAAGCGTTCAATTTTATTAATTTTGCTCCTACGCAAGGTTTAAGCAAGCACGAGTGTTTGCCCCACGTTCGTATGGATCAAGTATTGCAATTTTTATTGGCAGATAAAATGATATGA
- a CDS encoding YcjF family protein translates to MTKETSPEQQQQILFSEPSLIDESKLDEPSLKQSQQQLFDNEAYLPDSIEEIETSELQNELLQHDIEDVEQSSMPWIWRIIFVLLMSIVTIEAVDFFIEGFTTSPFLTSLYGAILAALVVVSGTALFKELVGLKQFKARQQQKQQALALSQAQSEGNVEDLCNAISSTLPCDIVFSQEQAWQQALSDAHSQQELLQLYSRLVLEKVDDKAIAEVAKFSSEAVVLVALSPVAIIDMLIILSRNLRMINKIAGLYGLKLGYWSRIKLIKQVFVNMAYAGASEIVADLGSDVLGAELLGKLSTKLAQGLGAGMLTARLGIKTMQLCRPLAFDDKPKLSHVRSQVVEQIKGLIKPAK, encoded by the coding sequence ATGACAAAAGAGACTTCACCAGAGCAACAGCAACAAATTTTATTTTCTGAGCCGAGTTTAATTGATGAGTCAAAACTAGATGAGCCTTCACTTAAGCAAAGTCAGCAGCAATTATTTGATAACGAAGCCTATTTACCTGATAGCATTGAGGAAATAGAAACGTCTGAGTTGCAAAATGAATTATTGCAGCATGATATTGAAGATGTTGAGCAATCAAGTATGCCGTGGATTTGGCGTATTATTTTTGTGTTGCTTATGTCTATTGTTACCATTGAAGCAGTAGACTTCTTTATTGAAGGCTTTACTACATCTCCCTTTCTAACCAGTTTGTATGGCGCAATTTTGGCGGCTCTTGTTGTCGTCAGTGGTACTGCGTTATTTAAAGAGCTGGTGGGTCTAAAGCAATTTAAAGCCAGACAGCAGCAAAAGCAACAAGCACTGGCTTTATCTCAGGCGCAATCTGAAGGAAATGTAGAGGACTTATGTAATGCCATAAGTAGTACCTTGCCTTGTGATATTGTTTTTAGTCAAGAGCAGGCCTGGCAGCAAGCGCTATCTGATGCGCACTCACAGCAAGAGTTACTGCAACTCTACTCCCGCTTAGTTTTAGAGAAGGTTGATGATAAAGCGATAGCTGAAGTGGCGAAGTTCTCATCGGAAGCTGTTGTATTAGTTGCCTTAAGCCCTGTTGCTATTATTGATATGTTGATTATTTTATCTAGAAATTTACGGATGATTAATAAAATAGCAGGCTTGTACGGATTAAAATTAGGTTACTGGAGCCGTATTAAATTAATAAAGCAAGTGTTTGTTAATATGGCTTATGCAGGCGCTAGTGAAATTGTTGCAGATTTAGGGAGTGATGTGCTTGGCGCTGAGTTATTAGGCAAGTTATCAACCAAGCTGGCACAAGGTTTAGGGGCAGGTATGTTAACGGCCAGACTCGGCATAAAAACAATGCAGCTTTGTAGGCCATTAGCATTTGACGATAAGCCTAAGCTGAGCCATGTACGTTCACAAGTTGTCGAGCAAATCAAAGGGCTAATCAAGCCAGCTAAATAA
- a CDS encoding 4a-hydroxytetrahydrobiopterin dehydratase produces the protein MTQTSSEKLSMQVCEACQADAPKVSDEELKELLAQIPDWIPQVRDNVMMLEREYKFKNFKLAWAFSNKVAELAEEEFHHPSILLEWGKVTITWWTHAIGGLHKNDFICAAKTDQLLD, from the coding sequence ATGACACAAACATCTTCTGAAAAATTATCAATGCAAGTATGTGAGGCTTGCCAAGCGGATGCTCCTAAAGTAAGTGATGAGGAATTAAAAGAGTTACTGGCACAAATTCCAGATTGGATTCCGCAAGTGCGTGATAATGTTATGATGCTTGAGCGTGAGTATAAATTTAAAAACTTCAAACTTGCTTGGGCCTTCTCTAATAAAGTGGCTGAATTGGCTGAAGAAGAATTTCACCACCCGTCAATTTTGTTGGAATGGGGTAAAGTGACCATTACTTGGTGGACGCACGCTATCGGTGGTTTACACAAGAATGACTTTATCTGCGCAGCCAAAACGGATCAGTTATTAGATTAA
- the tyrR gene encoding transcriptional regulator TyrR, with translation MRLEITCHDRVGIGQKVLEVFVKHGINVRGIELKETGRIFINIPDREFSELQSFMPQLRLIEGVGDVKTAPYMPSEREKNELATLIKTFPDPFISIDAKGNIRIANTVASHLMGSDQESLVGQHISLWLKGFNFNRWLDSNDALAQTRRLKFQGEDYVADIMPINVTDEGNNQVLAGAVLILKSEARLGQQMNAFKQPNESTFLGIQATSSAMRKVIREAKRMSQLDSSILIMGETGTGKELLARACHGASERAEHPFMTLNCAALPDDVAESELFGKGEKDQQDSKRGIFELADGGTIFLDEIGEMSAKLQSKLLRVIQNGSFRRVDSEQEMTVNVRIISSTNKDLLNLVSIGEFREDLYYRLNVFGLTLPALRERRSDILPLAETFIAQSAQKIGRGHLTMSDDCRDFVEHYPWPGNVRQLENVLTRAASLLEGDEIETSHLQLPAYTREHGYLEQEFEGTLDAAVKNFEADLLRKLYPAYPSTRQLAKKLGLSHTAIANKLREYDINKKTVKI, from the coding sequence ATGCGTTTGGAAATCACTTGTCATGATCGTGTTGGAATCGGACAGAAAGTTTTAGAAGTTTTCGTTAAGCACGGTATTAATGTTCGAGGAATTGAGCTTAAAGAAACTGGCCGAATCTTTATTAATATTCCCGATCGTGAATTTTCAGAGCTACAAAGTTTTATGCCTCAACTTCGCCTTATTGAAGGTGTTGGTGATGTTAAAACTGCCCCTTATATGCCATCTGAGCGAGAGAAAAATGAGCTCGCGACCCTAATCAAAACATTTCCTGACCCTTTTATCTCTATTGATGCTAAGGGGAATATCAGAATTGCCAATACGGTAGCATCACACCTTATGGGTAGTGATCAAGAGTCTTTAGTAGGCCAGCATATTAGTTTATGGCTTAAAGGCTTTAATTTTAATCGTTGGTTAGACAGTAATGATGCTTTGGCACAAACGCGTCGCCTTAAGTTTCAAGGTGAAGATTATGTTGCGGATATTATGCCAATTAATGTCACCGATGAAGGCAATAACCAAGTACTGGCAGGCGCTGTACTAATACTCAAGTCAGAAGCGCGCCTTGGTCAGCAAATGAATGCATTTAAGCAGCCGAATGAAAGTACTTTTTTAGGTATTCAGGCGACATCAAGTGCGATGCGTAAAGTGATCAGAGAAGCTAAGCGCATGTCGCAACTTGACTCTTCTATTTTGATTATGGGCGAAACCGGTACAGGTAAAGAGTTGTTAGCCCGAGCTTGTCATGGCGCAAGTGAAAGAGCTGAACACCCTTTTATGACCTTAAACTGTGCGGCATTACCAGATGATGTCGCTGAGTCTGAGCTATTTGGTAAAGGTGAAAAAGATCAACAAGATAGTAAACGCGGAATTTTTGAATTGGCTGATGGCGGCACTATATTTCTTGATGAAATAGGGGAAATGTCGGCAAAGCTGCAAAGCAAGCTGTTACGTGTTATTCAAAATGGTAGCTTTAGACGTGTAGATTCAGAGCAAGAAATGACGGTAAATGTGCGTATTATTAGCTCAACTAACAAAGACTTGCTCAATTTGGTTTCTATAGGGGAGTTTCGAGAAGATCTTTATTATAGATTAAATGTCTTTGGTTTAACTTTACCAGCCTTAAGAGAGAGGCGTAGCGATATTTTGCCATTGGCTGAAACCTTTATTGCCCAATCAGCGCAAAAAATTGGCCGTGGTCACTTAACTATGTCTGATGATTGCCGTGATTTTGTTGAGCATTACCCATGGCCTGGCAATGTTAGGCAACTTGAGAATGTATTAACGCGTGCCGCTTCTTTATTGGAAGGAGATGAGATTGAAACAAGCCACTTGCAGTTGCCTGCTTATACAAGAGAGCACGGCTATTTAGAGCAAGAATTTGAAGGTACGCTTGATGCCGCAGTGAAAAATTTTGAAGCTGATCTGCTAAGAAAATTATATCCTGCTTACCCTAGCACTCGTCAATTAGCGAAAAAGTTAGGTTTAAGTCATACTGCGATCGCTAATAAACTTCGTGAATATGATATCAATAAAAAAACGGTAAAAATCTAG
- a CDS encoding fumarylacetoacetate hydrolase family protein: MKLATLKNDTRDGQLVVVSRALDTAVVVADIAPTLQAAIDNWQVVAPKLAEVYQALNNGKVANSIAFEQADCESPLPRAYQWADGSAYVNHVELVRKARNAEMPETFWTDPLMYQGGSDAFIGPRDEIKVASEDFGIDFESEVAVITDDVPMGASPEEAAEHIKLLMLVNDVSLRNLIPGELAKGFGFFASKPSSAFSPVAVTPDELGEAWDGKKLHLPLTTHLNGELFGQPNCGVDMTFDFPTIVAHAAKTRPLSAGCIVGSGTISNYDRSAGSSCLAEKRMLEIIADGKPSTPFMCFGDSVSIEMFNEDGASIFGKIDQQVVQYK; this comes from the coding sequence ATGAAATTAGCAACATTAAAAAATGATACCCGAGATGGTCAATTAGTCGTAGTAAGCCGTGCTTTAGATACTGCGGTTGTAGTCGCTGATATAGCACCAACATTGCAAGCAGCAATAGATAATTGGCAGGTAGTTGCACCGAAACTGGCAGAAGTATATCAAGCACTAAATAATGGCAAGGTTGCTAATAGCATTGCCTTTGAGCAGGCTGATTGTGAATCTCCATTGCCAAGAGCATATCAGTGGGCAGATGGTAGCGCTTATGTTAATCACGTTGAGCTAGTGCGCAAAGCGAGAAATGCTGAAATGCCAGAAACTTTCTGGACAGATCCATTAATGTACCAAGGTGGTTCAGATGCCTTTATTGGCCCTCGTGATGAAATCAAAGTTGCATCAGAAGACTTTGGTATTGATTTTGAGTCAGAAGTTGCCGTGATCACTGATGATGTACCTATGGGAGCATCACCTGAAGAAGCAGCTGAGCACATTAAGTTACTTATGCTAGTTAATGATGTTTCCTTGAGAAACTTGATTCCTGGTGAGTTAGCAAAAGGTTTTGGCTTTTTTGCTTCTAAACCATCAAGCGCCTTTTCTCCTGTTGCGGTTACACCTGATGAGCTAGGAGAGGCTTGGGACGGTAAAAAGCTGCATCTGCCATTGACGACTCACCTTAATGGCGAATTGTTTGGTCAGCCAAACTGTGGTGTAGATATGACCTTTGATTTTCCTACTATAGTAGCTCATGCAGCTAAAACAAGGCCCTTATCGGCTGGTTGTATTGTTGGCTCAGGTACTATTTCTAATTATGATCGTTCAGCAGGCTCGAGCTGTTTGGCTGAAAAGCGTATGTTAGAAATTATTGCTGATGGTAAGCCAAGCACACCATTTATGTGTTTTGGTGATAGCGTAAGTATTGAAATGTTCAATGAAGATGGCGCAAGTATTTTTGGTAAGATTGATCAGCAAGTTGTTCAGTATAAGTAA